Proteins from one Leptonema illini DSM 21528 genomic window:
- a CDS encoding ankyrin repeat domain-containing protein: MHVAAYQGQKAVVDLLLKNKADINSLFRGNLGDVPFPMSLANINPFAAMKSMTSGKTPVSTPVLLAQKNEKKELVDYMTSKGAFDAVPFAETTGYMKKWQSRRMWGYKID; encoded by the coding sequence ATGCATGTGGCCGCCTATCAGGGCCAGAAGGCCGTCGTAGATCTTCTCTTAAAAAACAAGGCCGACATCAATTCCCTGTTTCGCGGCAATCTTGGCGACGTTCCTTTCCCGATGAGTCTTGCGAATATCAATCCCTTTGCCGCGATGAAAAGCATGACTTCGGGCAAGACCCCCGTCAGCACGCCGGTTCTTCTCGCTCAAAAGAACGAGAAGAAGGAGCTTGTGGACTACATGACATCGAAAGGAGCCTTCGATGCCGTGCCGTTTGCCGAAACGACCGGCTACATGAAAAAATGGCAATCCCGGCGTATGTGGGGATACAAGATCGATTGA
- a CDS encoding ankyrin repeat domain-containing protein yields MRKIIVCTLLVFVSLFASCSTMLEKAAVNNDVEMAKQALAKGEKIEDQKFVGLTAARWGSIAFLEFLLQQKYDLKYKDEKGRTLLHAAVSPPEMVGSDDKIRKLYEDRLNAALFLIKNGVDVNAVDNDGITPLLQAVGGDFIELDRKLKKQSEKIAEKRKEVEFGRSAGDAAELAKMVQEYEKESDKGMENIRKLNALQLPFDRMATALLNAGANTKAVESLNQNTALHLAVLRQSEATVKALTGKGASTNAQNSFGNTPLHLARSQRPVYDLLIQAKADPRILNKDMLTAYDMADWRIDVWAAAGKGDTAAIEEYIKLGGSVDAYGRYINI; encoded by the coding sequence ATGCGGAAAATAATTGTTTGCACATTACTTGTGTTCGTATCACTTTTTGCCTCTTGCAGCACCATGCTTGAAAAGGCGGCGGTGAACAACGACGTCGAGATGGCGAAGCAGGCCCTTGCGAAGGGCGAGAAGATCGAAGACCAGAAATTTGTCGGCTTAACGGCGGCGCGCTGGGGAAGCATTGCCTTTCTCGAGTTTCTTCTGCAGCAGAAATACGATCTCAAATATAAAGACGAAAAAGGCCGCACGCTTCTGCATGCTGCCGTCAGTCCGCCTGAGATGGTCGGCTCTGATGATAAGATCAGGAAGCTTTACGAAGATCGGCTGAACGCGGCGCTCTTCCTGATCAAAAACGGCGTTGACGTCAATGCCGTCGATAACGACGGGATCACTCCGCTTCTACAGGCTGTCGGCGGCGACTTCATCGAGCTCGATCGTAAGCTGAAGAAGCAGTCTGAGAAAATCGCAGAGAAGAGAAAGGAGGTCGAGTTCGGCCGATCTGCCGGCGACGCCGCCGAACTGGCGAAGATGGTCCAGGAATACGAGAAGGAAAGCGATAAGGGGATGGAGAACATCCGCAAATTGAATGCTCTACAGCTGCCCTTTGACCGCATGGCAACGGCATTACTGAATGCAGGCGCAAACACAAAGGCAGTGGAATCTCTGAATCAGAATACGGCCCTTCATTTGGCCGTTCTCCGGCAGTCCGAGGCGACGGTTAAGGCCCTTACCGGAAAAGGCGCAAGTACCAATGCGCAGAATAGTTTCGGCAATACGCCGCTCCATCTCGCTCGCAGTCAGCGGCCTGTATATGATCTTTTGATTCAGGCAAAGGCCGATCCGCGCATCCTCAACAAAGATATGCTCACCGCTTATGATATGGCCGACTGGAGAATCGACGTATGGGCCGCCGCCGGTAAGGGCGATACGGCTGCAATCGAGGAGTATATCAAGCTCGGCGGTTCCGTAGACGCCTATGGGCGTTACATCAATATCTAG
- a CDS encoding 7TM diverse intracellular signaling domain-containing protein: MRERAFLIRWSQALFLVCSGLMNPLFANEVRLNLDSEKISNQEWRPDRIDVLIDESGKLTAEDVLSKREGWQKQANPYVPGFSKSVYWVRLDLTNAGKRRRFFVENPVAYVDRIDVYVIRSGRVTEHQYDGDILPVLDGAALPHHPRPAFSFRLQEGESVVLLMRFASESAHFIEPIIRSRERMAEVTRTFRDFQVTYFAFLVLMLVLNLAAAIRTREADFAFYSFYLVVTALYQFVYTGLFRQHLSPQSGEWMNQLLVFAGLLNFSGLTVFSLRFLRLSHSSPLWSRVIQALLGVLTLQMILVWFIPVSISDPMTHLTVLPLVLLFPAIAIWQWLTRRSDFRFFVLGWAVLFCAILTFNLFAFGIYIDPVLSRNAIQIGTAVDMIAFSLAIVDRVFAHRSDEPSGLARDSRGNGEAKSSESERQRKRLNNVNTGEKMEELHRLMEDERLYCDEDLNLQRLAQMLELRPDQVSEMINRETGLRVNDYVNGYRIRHVLRLWEEQPDSGLLASAFDAGFNSKSVFYEAFRKYSGMNPGEFRRKK; the protein is encoded by the coding sequence ATGCGTGAACGCGCTTTTTTAATCAGATGGTCGCAGGCCCTTTTTCTTGTGTGTTCGGGCCTCATGAATCCGCTTTTCGCTAACGAGGTGCGACTCAATCTCGATAGCGAAAAGATATCAAATCAGGAGTGGCGGCCCGACCGAATAGACGTTCTTATCGATGAATCCGGAAAGCTTACCGCAGAGGATGTGCTCTCGAAGCGCGAAGGCTGGCAGAAGCAGGCGAATCCCTATGTTCCAGGATTCTCGAAGAGCGTCTACTGGGTTCGACTCGATCTGACAAACGCCGGCAAGCGTCGTCGGTTCTTTGTCGAGAATCCGGTCGCCTATGTCGATCGAATCGACGTTTACGTCATCCGCTCGGGGCGAGTTACGGAGCATCAGTATGATGGCGACATCCTGCCCGTTCTCGACGGAGCGGCACTACCGCATCATCCGCGGCCGGCCTTTTCATTTCGCTTGCAGGAGGGCGAGTCGGTCGTTCTGCTCATGCGCTTCGCCTCGGAGTCCGCACACTTCATTGAACCCATCATACGCAGCCGCGAGAGAATGGCCGAAGTTACGCGAACGTTTCGCGACTTTCAGGTAACGTATTTCGCCTTTCTCGTCCTCATGCTTGTACTGAACCTGGCGGCCGCCATCCGAACCCGCGAAGCGGACTTTGCCTTCTACTCGTTCTACCTCGTTGTGACCGCTCTCTATCAGTTCGTGTATACCGGGCTATTCAGGCAGCATCTGTCCCCGCAGAGCGGCGAGTGGATGAATCAGTTGCTTGTTTTTGCCGGCCTCTTGAACTTTTCGGGGCTGACCGTCTTCTCCCTGCGGTTTCTGCGGCTTTCGCATAGCTCTCCGCTCTGGAGCAGGGTTATCCAGGCATTGCTTGGAGTCCTGACGCTGCAGATGATTCTTGTCTGGTTTATACCCGTTTCGATTTCAGATCCAATGACGCATCTGACTGTGTTGCCGCTTGTTCTTCTCTTTCCGGCAATCGCCATCTGGCAATGGTTAACACGGCGAAGTGACTTTCGTTTTTTTGTGCTCGGATGGGCCGTACTTTTCTGCGCCATCCTCACGTTTAATCTATTCGCTTTCGGTATCTATATTGATCCCGTGCTTTCGCGTAATGCCATTCAGATCGGCACAGCCGTTGATATGATCGCCTTCAGTCTGGCTATCGTCGATCGCGTCTTCGCGCACAGATCCGATGAACCGAGTGGACTCGCACGGGATTCCCGGGGGAACGGCGAAGCAAAGAGCTCAGAATCGGAGCGACAGAGGAAGCGCCTGAATAACGTCAACACAGGCGAGAAGATGGAAGAGCTGCACCGGCTCATGGAAGATGAAAGATTGTACTGCGATGAAGATCTGAATCTTCAACGGCTTGCTCAGATGCTGGAACTGAGGCCCGATCAGGTATCAGAGATGATCAATAGAGAAACGGGGCTGAGAGTTAACGATTACGTTAACGGCTACCGTATCCGCCATGTTCTGCGGCTGTGGGAGGAGCAACCTGATAGTGGCCTGCTTGCATCGGCGTTTGACGCAGGGTTTAATTCGAAGTCCGTTTTTTATGAGGCCTTTCGCAAATATTCGGGAATGAACCCCGGTGAGTTCAGACGAAAAAAGTGA
- a CDS encoding TPM domain-containing protein, whose protein sequence is MKRFTIRSLLFYALLATGLLSTDVLFAAPLPEFGGVITDTASMLPEADRSRIATKIRELRERKGSQIFVVTIPTLDDETIEDFSQRLFEAWRPGRKEVDDGVLFVIAKNDRKMRIHTGYGLEGAIPDAFAKQILADTVRPLFKEERYAEGIEAGVDRLIGVIDGEELPPADAGEEEPDDSLIAIILWLILGALNLPGILSGFFSREEGGRLAGKWLLGLTAILWLPAVPVMLLGWQLPDFWLTLYFVVCLLLLAANGLFFLGSLISRFAKGGGSGSYNSSSSSSSYDSSPSSDSSSSYDSYESSSSYDSSSSSDSSSSDSGHILTQK, encoded by the coding sequence ATGAAAAGATTCACGATTCGTTCTCTGCTCTTCTACGCTCTTCTTGCGACTGGCCTTCTATCGACAGATGTTCTCTTTGCCGCTCCGTTGCCCGAATTCGGGGGTGTGATCACCGATACGGCATCGATGCTTCCAGAAGCAGACCGAAGTCGCATTGCCACGAAGATCCGCGAGCTGCGCGAGCGCAAAGGATCGCAGATCTTCGTCGTCACGATTCCCACGCTTGATGACGAGACGATTGAGGATTTCTCGCAGCGTCTCTTCGAGGCATGGCGTCCCGGCCGCAAAGAGGTCGACGACGGAGTGCTTTTCGTGATCGCAAAAAACGACCGCAAGATGCGCATCCATACGGGCTACGGCCTCGAAGGGGCCATCCCCGATGCCTTTGCAAAACAGATCCTCGCCGATACGGTACGCCCTCTTTTTAAAGAAGAGAGATACGCAGAAGGCATTGAGGCCGGCGTCGATCGCCTGATCGGTGTGATCGACGGCGAAGAGCTGCCGCCTGCCGATGCCGGCGAAGAAGAGCCGGACGATTCGCTCATCGCTATCATCCTCTGGCTTATACTGGGCGCTCTGAACCTGCCGGGGATTCTGAGCGGGTTCTTTTCCAGAGAAGAAGGCGGCCGGCTTGCCGGGAAATGGCTTCTCGGGTTAACCGCCATACTGTGGCTACCGGCCGTTCCGGTGATGCTTCTTGGATGGCAGCTTCCCGATTTCTGGCTTACTCTTTACTTCGTCGTCTGCCTTTTGCTTCTTGCGGCAAACGGGCTATTCTTCCTGGGATCTCTGATCTCACGCTTTGCGAAAGGCGGAGGATCAGGCTCATACAACAGCAGCTCTTCAAGCTCGTCCTACGACTCTTCACCGAGCTCTGACTCCAGTTCTTCGTATGATTCCTATGAGTCTTCCTCAAGCTACGATTCGTCTTCAAGCTCTGACTCAAGCTCCTCTGACTCAGGCCATATCCTTACCCAGAAGTAG
- a CDS encoding IS4 family transposase: protein MQYIHAKKNPPQKEEGISWMLLTTMPVLTFEEAVEKVEWYTDRWIIETFFKVLKSGCKIENRQMKTGARLMSCITVDSIIAWRILFLTFIGRELPDLSAEIVFEPHEWQSLHCRINNTSELPNTVPSLYTVMIQIAKLGGFLARKSDGFPGPITIFQGMHVLYDMAAVYKILRPEATSG, encoded by the coding sequence ATGCAGTATATACATGCGAAAAAAAATCCACCGCAAAAGGAAGAGGGGATTTCATGGATGCTGCTCACCACAATGCCGGTTCTCACTTTCGAAGAAGCCGTTGAGAAGGTGGAATGGTACACCGATCGCTGGATCATTGAGACTTTCTTCAAGGTCCTCAAATCTGGATGCAAGATTGAAAACCGACAGATGAAGACCGGAGCTCGACTGATGTCATGCATCACAGTCGATAGCATCATTGCATGGAGGATCCTTTTCCTGACATTCATAGGCAGAGAACTTCCGGATCTCTCCGCAGAAATTGTTTTTGAACCACACGAATGGCAGAGCCTGCACTGTCGGATCAACAATACATCCGAACTCCCAAACACGGTTCCTTCTCTCTATACTGTCATGATTCAAATTGCGAAGCTCGGTGGTTTCCTTGCAAGAAAGAGCGATGGATTCCCGGGGCCGATCACCATATTCCAGGGGATGCACGTCCTCTACGATATGGCCGCCGTCTACAAAATCCTCCGCCCAGAGGCTACTTCTGGGTAA
- a CDS encoding IS256 family transposase, with protein sequence MKKNERAENSQTQSLAADEFRDYIRTSLDSRVREFALGYVGALILEEIETLCGKTGEHKRGRGFAHRGGSQRGSIVLDGERVAIQKPRARRNGKEVKLERYEILQDRSDLREHVERLMLAGISTRNYEKTLRKTEASLGLSRSAVSREFVKSSRESLNHLNSRRFPDQTFWCIVLDGIVFGGSVVIVALGVDTAGNKHFLGISEGSTENADSALSVLQSIESRDIRFTDRVLVVMDGSKALEKAAREFFGKKAEIQLCYLHKQRNVLAKLPRKYHAEFCKRYKQAFSANSYEDVASEMRSVLSWLESISYSASQSLQEGLEALLTLHRINMPPKLRTSFYTTNLIDSAFSNPRSQLNRVKRSRPQTDQVLRWVGSLLLSQEEQFRKVRSYTHIHEFLNSFLDKKIDERISA encoded by the coding sequence GTGAAGAAGAACGAACGGGCAGAAAACAGTCAAACACAAAGCCTGGCGGCCGATGAGTTTCGGGATTATATTCGAACCAGCCTCGATTCCCGTGTGCGCGAATTTGCACTCGGCTACGTAGGAGCTTTGATTCTCGAAGAAATCGAAACGTTATGCGGCAAGACAGGGGAGCATAAGAGAGGCCGTGGATTTGCTCATCGAGGCGGCAGCCAGCGAGGTTCCATTGTGCTCGATGGAGAAAGGGTGGCCATCCAGAAGCCCAGAGCTCGACGTAACGGCAAGGAGGTGAAGCTGGAGCGATATGAGATCCTTCAGGATCGCTCTGATCTTCGCGAGCATGTTGAGCGCCTGATGCTGGCGGGCATCAGCACCCGGAACTATGAAAAGACGCTGAGAAAGACAGAAGCCTCTCTCGGCCTTTCGCGGAGTGCGGTTTCGCGGGAGTTTGTGAAGTCCAGCCGTGAGTCGCTCAATCATTTGAATTCACGCAGGTTTCCTGATCAGACATTCTGGTGTATTGTTCTTGATGGCATCGTATTCGGCGGCTCTGTCGTAATCGTTGCTCTCGGGGTCGATACGGCCGGAAACAAGCATTTTCTGGGCATTTCTGAGGGGTCTACAGAGAATGCTGATAGCGCACTCAGTGTCCTTCAATCAATCGAGAGCCGTGATATCCGCTTCACAGATCGTGTGCTTGTCGTCATGGATGGATCAAAGGCTCTTGAAAAAGCGGCCAGAGAGTTCTTCGGAAAGAAGGCAGAGATCCAACTCTGCTACCTTCATAAACAGAGAAATGTTCTTGCCAAGCTCCCACGGAAGTATCATGCAGAATTCTGCAAGAGATACAAGCAGGCATTCAGCGCTAACAGTTACGAAGATGTCGCAAGCGAGATGCGGTCCGTTCTATCATGGCTCGAATCCATCAGCTACAGTGCCTCTCAGAGTCTTCAGGAGGGTTTAGAGGCACTGTTAACGCTGCATCGCATCAATATGCCGCCGAAATTGAGAACATCCTTTTACACAACCAATCTGATCGATTCGGCATTCTCGAATCCCAGATCTCAGCTTAACCGGGTTAAACGGTCAAGGCCTCAGACAGACCAGGTGCTCCGATGGGTCGGCAGTCTCCTGCTATCACAGGAGGAACAATTCCGTAAGGTGCGGTCATACACTCATATCCATGAGTTCTTAAACAGCTTCCTGGATAAAAAGATTGACGAGCGGATCTCGGCATAG
- a CDS encoding IS4/Tn5 family transposase DNA-binding protein codes for MKKRQQSAQEPQELDSEVANWGAQEFASANIGDARLNARLIAVAEAFMQKPGASVPKASASWAGAKGVYRFFDNAKVNSQNILSPHTESTKQRIEGRELVLAIQDTSTIDYSTRDATDDIGPAGNRLTRGLMLHPTLAVTPEGTPLGLCPSDS; via the coding sequence ATGAAGAAACGACAGCAGAGTGCTCAGGAACCACAGGAGCTGGATAGCGAAGTAGCCAATTGGGGGGCGCAGGAATTCGCCAGTGCAAATATCGGTGATGCGCGTTTGAACGCCAGACTCATTGCTGTCGCTGAGGCTTTCATGCAGAAGCCGGGTGCATCTGTTCCAAAGGCGTCGGCAAGCTGGGCGGGTGCGAAAGGAGTGTATCGGTTCTTTGACAACGCCAAGGTGAACTCACAGAATATTTTAAGTCCGCATACAGAGTCTACGAAGCAAAGGATCGAGGGTCGAGAGCTTGTTCTTGCGATTCAGGATACATCGACGATCGACTATAGCACTCGTGACGCTACCGACGATATTGGACCGGCCGGCAATCGCCTTACAAGAGGACTTATGCTTCATCCCACTCTTGCCGTTACTCCCGAAGGCACACCGCTCGGACTATGTCCCAGTGATAGTTAG
- a CDS encoding HEAT repeat domain-containing protein, with translation MTTMRRPALYADRIKKKLMYLCYVLVALSLLLPLSLSAETEAEVHAAYKASAEAEKPAVLDRLDAIVSNASVVFLKDVLANGETSALRSRAAQLLGKLKQGRVELQNAFDNDDRYVRTATMQSLAMIGDPMSYPWFVKGFGDTKNPDVRLAALKGLSLTGKPNDAAKFREALNWGIVDATVYAIQGFGTIGARNEWNNIRRYCEDSNPSLVAACLRSAGRLRNPESVSILEARILDQNQEIAAAAIEAIGNFGGQTTIQTLIRVKKANPSHPLLSRINDVLKKNKAGKQYAVLSTSLNFRQQPNEQAASHGILGENEVVEVLERGKRKYTYLSSTGQEYEDFWYKVKDFKGRTGYVYGAFVTLVDTQN, from the coding sequence ATGACGACGATGAGACGACCGGCGCTTTACGCTGACAGAATAAAAAAGAAACTTATGTATCTGTGCTACGTCCTCGTCGCACTATCCTTGCTACTGCCCCTCTCCCTATCTGCAGAAACCGAGGCCGAGGTTCACGCCGCCTACAAAGCTTCGGCAGAGGCGGAGAAGCCTGCCGTTCTCGATCGCCTCGATGCGATCGTCAGCAACGCCTCCGTCGTTTTCCTGAAAGACGTTCTGGCGAACGGCGAAACATCCGCACTGCGTTCGCGAGCGGCGCAGCTGCTCGGCAAACTGAAGCAGGGACGCGTCGAGTTGCAGAACGCCTTTGACAACGACGACCGGTATGTGCGCACGGCGACGATGCAATCGCTTGCGATGATCGGCGATCCGATGAGTTATCCGTGGTTCGTGAAAGGCTTCGGCGACACGAAGAATCCCGACGTTCGACTGGCCGCTCTGAAGGGTCTTTCGCTGACGGGCAAACCCAACGATGCGGCGAAGTTTCGCGAAGCTCTGAACTGGGGCATCGTCGATGCGACCGTTTATGCCATCCAAGGCTTTGGCACGATCGGCGCTCGCAACGAATGGAATAACATCCGACGCTACTGTGAAGATTCCAACCCTTCTCTCGTCGCCGCATGTCTTCGCTCGGCGGGACGACTGCGCAATCCGGAATCGGTCTCCATCCTCGAAGCTCGCATTCTTGATCAGAATCAGGAGATAGCGGCGGCCGCTATCGAAGCCATCGGCAACTTCGGAGGGCAGACGACGATTCAAACGCTCATTCGCGTCAAGAAGGCGAATCCGTCACATCCTCTTCTTTCGCGCATCAACGACGTGCTCAAAAAGAACAAAGCGGGCAAACAATACGCCGTGCTATCTACATCGTTGAACTTCAGACAGCAACCGAATGAGCAGGCCGCTTCACACGGCATACTTGGCGAAAACGAGGTCGTGGAAGTACTGGAACGCGGCAAGCGCAAATACACGTATCTCTCTTCGACGGGTCAGGAATACGAAGACTTCTGGTATAAGGTGAAGGATTTCAAGGGACGCACCGGCTACGTCTACGGCGCCTTCGTTACGCTCGTCGATACGCAGAACTAA
- the lenA gene encoding lipoprotein LenA, giving the protein MINKTTAKQRTLLVLLSALIFAAQCGKKEADAPQADADLRYARYAIALYSKAGSTAKGDYVTTLTKTEKVEVEDKANVDGPKGPVAYIKVRAAGDKVGFAEERHFATEVAVVLSDSPKLLQRPVVTAGKGFNADALKQGTIAFIEGRSEEAETWFEITGTAAAGHFRGWIRASEVSRDFTTVTDAVLLEKAIAQFHSDKQSEKDEGRKALEELSTNNNASIAGLAAKALEAPKESEEKEEREEPAAPETPSAPVKPPAG; this is encoded by the coding sequence ATGATAAACAAAACGACCGCAAAGCAAAGAACGCTGCTTGTTCTGCTTTCCGCTCTCATATTTGCCGCTCAGTGCGGCAAAAAAGAGGCCGATGCGCCGCAGGCCGATGCCGATCTGCGCTATGCGCGTTATGCGATCGCTCTCTATTCAAAAGCGGGCAGCACTGCAAAGGGCGATTATGTAACGACGCTCACGAAAACCGAGAAGGTCGAGGTCGAAGATAAGGCTAACGTCGACGGTCCGAAGGGTCCCGTTGCTTATATCAAGGTTCGCGCCGCCGGGGATAAGGTCGGCTTCGCAGAAGAGCGTCACTTCGCCACCGAGGTTGCCGTCGTTCTCAGCGACTCGCCGAAGCTTCTACAGCGTCCCGTCGTCACAGCCGGTAAAGGATTCAACGCCGATGCGCTCAAGCAGGGAACGATCGCCTTTATCGAAGGTCGCTCAGAAGAGGCCGAGACCTGGTTCGAGATAACGGGCACGGCGGCCGCCGGTCACTTTCGCGGCTGGATTCGCGCCAGCGAGGTTTCGCGGGATTTCACGACCGTAACCGATGCCGTTCTGCTTGAGAAGGCGATAGCGCAGTTCCATAGCGATAAGCAGTCCGAGAAAGACGAAGGCCGTAAAGCCCTCGAAGAGCTGAGCACGAACAACAACGCCTCGATAGCGGGCCTGGCCGCGAAGGCTCTCGAAGCCCCGAAAGAAAGCGAAGAGAAAGAAGAGCGCGAAGAGCCTGCCGCTCCTGAAACTCCGTCCGCACCGGTTAAACCACCGGCCGGCTGA
- a CDS encoding bifunctional diguanylate cyclase/phosphodiesterase, which translates to MVFLSRRLFFAVLGGFILTVVAGTLYFLMRLREEVIASQMQMAELHARSLEDQLTQSLHVVDLSLSRVPGEQIDVSAALRLAPYIRSLSVLDRHGRILSSSNPENSGIIVPTEDFFPEQGDDILRIGSSRNGRDWNDRVGDGRRFIPAVREANGRLQMASLNPDYFINEFVHRVDDKTGVVQLLRYDGVLLISTDEKMLPDGKQVWRERLLAREFDTIDNARLGQRDYILSYRASRTYPLVLVVCLDRSVILAGWRSEALIYSIVVFAVLLGIAGLSVFYYDRMAEAAEERKKAERQLRLSASVYEASQDAFLITDEKAAIISVNRAFTRITGYTEDEVLGKNPKVLASGVHSSEFYAAMWKDILEKGYWQGEIVNRRKDGSTYPEWLSITTVRDHERITHFIANFADITVRKAAEEKIRYLAYYDTLTDLPNRRLLYDRLSQALSTAQRHSSYGALLFIDLDHFKNLNDTRGHDTGDSLLQQVALRLSTTIRVGDTVARIGGDEFVVLLEFLGENESLAARRAEKIAGKIRLAIGAPYLLDDREYHCTPSIGIALFTPQQTAAETLLKRADVAMYQAKSAGRNTVRFFDPEMQSLIERRVTLENELRDALHYKQFILHYQPQVDRNGRSVGVEALVRWQHPDGRIIPPSEFIELAEETGLIVSLGSWVLETVVARLSEWANDPERSHLSIAVNVSARQFRQPDFVEIVSRLVEAAGIDASLLRLELTESLLLENMEEAIATMTALKKQGVSFSLDDFGTGYSSLAYLKVLPLDELKVDQSFVRDMLFDEKNAAIARAIVNLGQNLGVTVIAEGVETDAQWQFLIENGCHSFQGYLFGHPSEM; encoded by the coding sequence ATGGTTTTTCTATCGCGTCGATTGTTCTTTGCCGTTCTGGGCGGTTTTATTCTGACCGTCGTTGCCGGAACGCTGTACTTCTTGATGCGCCTTCGCGAAGAGGTGATCGCCTCGCAGATGCAGATGGCCGAGCTACACGCCCGCTCGCTCGAAGATCAGCTGACACAGAGCCTGCATGTCGTCGACCTCTCTCTTTCCCGTGTTCCCGGCGAGCAGATCGACGTTTCGGCCGCTCTGCGACTGGCTCCGTATATACGTTCGTTATCCGTGCTCGATCGGCACGGGCGGATTCTGTCGAGCTCGAATCCCGAGAATTCGGGCATCATCGTGCCGACAGAGGATTTCTTTCCAGAACAGGGCGACGACATACTTCGAATCGGATCTTCTCGAAATGGGCGCGATTGGAACGACAGGGTAGGGGATGGCCGACGTTTTATTCCGGCGGTGCGTGAGGCGAATGGTCGGCTTCAGATGGCGTCGCTAAACCCCGACTATTTTATCAATGAATTTGTGCACCGGGTCGACGATAAGACGGGCGTTGTACAGCTTTTGCGTTATGACGGAGTGCTGCTGATCTCAACCGATGAGAAGATGCTGCCCGATGGCAAACAGGTCTGGAGAGAGAGGCTTCTTGCCCGTGAGTTTGACACGATTGATAACGCGAGACTCGGGCAGCGAGACTATATTCTATCATACAGGGCCTCGCGAACGTATCCGCTCGTTCTCGTCGTCTGTCTTGATCGTTCTGTGATCCTGGCCGGGTGGCGCTCTGAGGCGTTGATCTATTCGATCGTCGTTTTTGCCGTCTTGCTCGGTATCGCCGGGTTATCCGTTTTCTACTATGATCGGATGGCAGAGGCGGCCGAAGAACGCAAGAAGGCGGAACGGCAGCTCCGACTGTCGGCGAGCGTGTATGAGGCCAGTCAGGACGCCTTTCTCATAACGGATGAAAAAGCGGCGATCATCTCGGTGAACAGAGCTTTTACGCGAATCACGGGTTATACTGAAGATGAGGTTCTGGGAAAGAATCCGAAGGTGCTCGCCTCGGGCGTACATTCGAGCGAATTCTATGCAGCGATGTGGAAGGATATCCTTGAAAAGGGCTACTGGCAGGGCGAGATCGTCAATCGTCGCAAAGACGGAAGCACTTACCCTGAGTGGCTCAGTATCACGACCGTGCGTGATCACGAACGAATCACACACTTCATTGCTAACTTTGCCGATATCACGGTAAGAAAGGCCGCCGAAGAGAAGATCCGCTATCTTGCCTATTATGATACGCTGACCGATCTTCCGAATCGACGGCTTCTTTATGATCGACTCAGTCAGGCGCTGTCGACGGCGCAGCGGCATAGCAGTTACGGAGCGCTGCTCTTTATCGATCTCGATCATTTTAAGAATCTAAACGATACGCGCGGCCATGATACGGGCGACAGTCTCTTGCAGCAGGTCGCTCTGCGTCTGTCCACCACGATTCGCGTCGGCGATACGGTAGCGCGCATCGGCGGCGATGAATTCGTCGTTCTCCTTGAATTCCTGGGCGAGAACGAATCGCTCGCCGCGCGAAGAGCCGAGAAGATCGCCGGTAAGATCCGTCTCGCCATCGGAGCTCCTTATCTGCTTGATGATCGCGAGTATCATTGCACTCCAAGCATCGGCATAGCATTATTCACTCCGCAGCAGACGGCCGCCGAGACGCTACTAAAGCGGGCCGATGTGGCGATGTACCAGGCAAAGTCGGCAGGACGAAATACCGTACGGTTCTTTGATCCTGAGATGCAGAGTCTGATTGAGCGGCGAGTTACCCTTGAGAACGAGTTGCGCGATGCCCTTCATTACAAGCAGTTTATTCTGCACTATCAGCCGCAGGTGGATCGCAACGGGCGATCTGTGGGGGTCGAAGCCCTCGTTCGCTGGCAGCATCCCGATGGTCGCATCATACCGCCGTCAGAGTTTATCGAGCTGGCCGAAGAGACGGGCCTCATCGTTTCGCTGGGTAGCTGGGTTCTCGAAACGGTGGTCGCGCGGTTAAGTGAATGGGCAAACGATCCGGAAAGATCGCATCTGAGTATCGCCGTAAACGTCAGTGCACGACAGTTTCGCCAGCCGGACTTTGTGGAAATCGTCAGTCGGCTGGTCGAGGCGGCGGGAATCGATGCGTCGTTGCTGCGACTTGAGCTTACGGAAAGTCTGCTGCTTGAGAATATGGAAGAGGCCATCGCAACCATGACGGCTTTGAAGAAGCAGGGAGTCAGTTTCTCGCTTGACGATTTCGGAACGGGTTATTCGTCGCTTGCCTATTTAAAGGTGCTGCCTCTTGACGAGCTGAAAGTGGATCAATCGTTCGTTCGAGATATGCTTTTTGATGAAAAGAATGCGGCCATAGCGCGGGCGATCGTTAACCTTGGACAGAATCTTGGCGTGACCGTCATTGCCGAAGGCGTCGAGACCGACGCTCAGTGGCAGTTCCTGATCGAGAACGGCTGCCATAGTTTTCAGGGTTATCTGTTCGGGCATCCTTCTGAGATGTGA